In Eubalaena glacialis isolate mEubGla1 chromosome 3, mEubGla1.1.hap2.+ XY, whole genome shotgun sequence, the following are encoded in one genomic region:
- the YRDC gene encoding threonylcarbamoyl-AMP synthase isoform X2, translating to MSPARSCTGLRAAVAASMGLSEGPAGSARSGRLLRPPSPAPAAPGARLFRLPGSGAVRAANPERAGWTEALRAAVAELRAGAVVAVPTDTLYGLACSASCSEALGVVYRVKGRSETKPLAVCLGRVADVYRYCRVRVPEGLLNDLLPGPVTLVMERSEELNKDLNPFTPLVGIRIPDHAFMQDLAQLFGGPLALTSANLSSQASSLNVEEFQDLWPRLSLVIDGGPIGDGQSPECRLGSTVVDLSVPGEFGIIRPGWAGCWCQCSQAPRWE from the exons ATGTCTCCGGCGCGTTCGTGCACGGGGCTGAGGGCCGCGGTGGCTGCCAGCATGGGGTTGAGCGAGGGTCCGGCGGGCTCCGCCCGGAGCGGGCGCCTTCTCCGTCCGCCGAGCCCCGCTCCGGCGGCGCCGGGGGCCCGGCTGTTCCGGCTCCCGGGGAGCGGGGCCGTGCGGGCCGCAAACCCGGAGCGCGCCGGCTGGACCGAGGCGCTGCGGGCCGCCGTGGCCGAGCTGCGCGCCGGCGCCGTGGTGGCCGTCCCCACCGATACGCTGTACGGCCTGGCCTGCTCGGCGAGCTGCTCGGAGGCACTGGGCGTCGTGTACCGCGTCAAGGGCCGCAGCGAGACCAAGCCGCTGGCCGTGTGCCTGGGCCGCGTGGCCGACGTCTACAG GTACTGCCGTGTGAGAGTACCTGAGGGGCTCCTGAATGACCTGCTGCCAGGACCAGTGACCCTGGTGATGGAACGCTCGGAGGAGCTCAACAAGGACCTGAACCCCTTCACTCCT CTTGTAGGCATCCGGATTCCTGACCATGCCTTCATGCAGGACTTGGCCCAGCTGTTTGGGGGACCTCTTGCTCTCACCAGCGccaacctcagctcccaggccagcTCTCTGAATGTTGAG gAATTTCAGGACCTCTGGCCTCGCTTGTCCTTGGTCATTGATGGGGGACCAATTGGGGACGGCCAGAGCCCTGAGTGTCGACTAGGCTCAACTGTGGTTGACTTGTCTGTGCCTGGAGAGTTTGGCATCATTCGTCCGGGTTG GGCCGGATGCTGGTGTCAATGTAGCCAGGCCCCACGCTGGGAATGA
- the MANEAL gene encoding glycoprotein endo-alpha-1,2-mannosidase-like protein isoform X2, translated as MIMGNPQMTWCPPFWTLPISTTSRYGSHGAFYRYKNSMGKSLPLFYIYDSYLTSPEAWAHLLTPNGPHSIRNTPYDGVFIALLVEEGHTHDILAAGFDGMYTYFASNGFSFGSSHQNWKAVKNFCDANNLMFIPSVGPGYIDTSIRPWNNHNTRNRVNGKYYETALQAALTVRPEIVSITSFNEWHEGTQIEKAIPKKTPTRLYLDYLPHQPSLYLELTRRWAEHFIKEKEQWLM; from the exons ATGATAATGGGGAACCCTCAGATGACCTGGTGCCCACCATTCTGGACACTGCCCATCAGTACAACATCCAG GTATGGCTCCCATGGTGCATTTTACCGCTATAAGAACAGCATGGGTAAGAGCCTCCCACTCTTTTATATCTATGACTCCTACCTGACATCCCCTGAGGCCTGGGCCCACCTCCTGACACCGAACGGGCCCCACTCAATCCGCAACACCCCCTACGATGGGGTCTTCATAGCGCTGCTGGTGGAGGAGGGCCACACCCATGACATCCTGGCCGCCGGATTTGATGGCATGTACACCTACTTTGCCTCCAATGGTTTCTCCTTCGGCTCCTCCCATCAGAACTGGAAGGCTGTGAAGAACTTTTGCGATGCCAACAACCTCATGTTCATTCCCAGCGTGGGGCCTGGCTACATTGACACCAGCATCCGGCCCTGGAACAACCACAATACGCGGAACAGGGTCAACGGCAAGTACTATGAGACGGCCCTGCAGGCAGCCCTGACCGTGAGGCCCGAGATCGTCTCCATCACCTCTTTCAACGAGTGGCACGAGGGCACCCAGATTGAGAAGGCCATTCCCAAGAAGACGCCGACTCGGCTGTATTTGGACTACCTGCCTCATCAGCCCAGCCTGTACCTAGAGCTGACGCGCCGCTGGGCGGAGCACTTCATCAAAGAGAAGGAGCAGTGGCTGATGTGA
- the YRDC gene encoding threonylcarbamoyl-AMP synthase isoform X1, whose product MSPARSCTGLRAAVAASMGLSEGPAGSARSGRLLRPPSPAPAAPGARLFRLPGSGAVRAANPERAGWTEALRAAVAELRAGAVVAVPTDTLYGLACSASCSEALGVVYRVKGRSETKPLAVCLGRVADVYRYCRVRVPEGLLNDLLPGPVTLVMERSEELNKDLNPFTPLVGIRIPDHAFMQDLAQLFGGPLALTSANLSSQASSLNVEEFQDLWPRLSLVIDGGPIGDGQSPECRLGSTVVDLSVPGEFGIIRPGCALESTSAILQKYGLLPLRGSCL is encoded by the exons ATGTCTCCGGCGCGTTCGTGCACGGGGCTGAGGGCCGCGGTGGCTGCCAGCATGGGGTTGAGCGAGGGTCCGGCGGGCTCCGCCCGGAGCGGGCGCCTTCTCCGTCCGCCGAGCCCCGCTCCGGCGGCGCCGGGGGCCCGGCTGTTCCGGCTCCCGGGGAGCGGGGCCGTGCGGGCCGCAAACCCGGAGCGCGCCGGCTGGACCGAGGCGCTGCGGGCCGCCGTGGCCGAGCTGCGCGCCGGCGCCGTGGTGGCCGTCCCCACCGATACGCTGTACGGCCTGGCCTGCTCGGCGAGCTGCTCGGAGGCACTGGGCGTCGTGTACCGCGTCAAGGGCCGCAGCGAGACCAAGCCGCTGGCCGTGTGCCTGGGCCGCGTGGCCGACGTCTACAG GTACTGCCGTGTGAGAGTACCTGAGGGGCTCCTGAATGACCTGCTGCCAGGACCAGTGACCCTGGTGATGGAACGCTCGGAGGAGCTCAACAAGGACCTGAACCCCTTCACTCCT CTTGTAGGCATCCGGATTCCTGACCATGCCTTCATGCAGGACTTGGCCCAGCTGTTTGGGGGACCTCTTGCTCTCACCAGCGccaacctcagctcccaggccagcTCTCTGAATGTTGAG gAATTTCAGGACCTCTGGCCTCGCTTGTCCTTGGTCATTGATGGGGGACCAATTGGGGACGGCCAGAGCCCTGAGTGTCGACTAGGCTCAACTGTGGTTGACTTGTCTGTGCCTGGAGAGTTTGGCATCATTCGTCCGGGTTG TGCCCTAGAAAGTACTTCGGCCATCCTCCAGAAGTATGGGCTGCTCCCCTTACGTGGATCCTGCTTGTGA
- the C3H1orf122 gene encoding uncharacterized protein C1orf122 homolog, translated as MEWGPGSDWSRGEAAGVDRGKAGLGLGGRPPPQPPRDERAQQLLDAVEQRQRQLLDTIAACEEMLRQLGRRRPEPAGGGNVSAKPAAPSQTAVSARGGFPKDAGDGATEP; from the exons ATGGAATGGGGCCCGGGCTCAGACTGGTCACGGGG GGAGGCTGCCGGCGTGGACCGTGGGAAGGCGGGGCTGGGGCTCGGCGGGAGGCCACCCCCGCAGCCGCCCCGGGATGAGCGCGCCCAGCAGCTGCTGGATGCGGTGgagcagcggcagcggcagctCCTGGACACCATCGCCGCCTGCGAGGAGATGCTGCGGCAGCTGGGCCGCCGGCGCCCGGAGCCGGCTGGTGGCGGG AACGTCTCAGCCAAACCTGCAGCACCCTCCCAGACAGCTGTCTCCGCCAGAGGTGGCTTTCCAAAGGATGCTGGCGATGGAGCTACGGAGCCCTGA